GTCACACGTAGCCGAGCCGGTCCAGGGTGTCCGCGATGACCTCGCTCGGGTGGTACTGGTCCATCATGGACGGGCGTCGCAGCGTCTCGTGCTCGACGAGGAACTTCTCCAGCTTGTCCGCGCGCATCCCGGTCAGCACGATGTTCTGCCCGAGCCCCTGGTGCCGCTCGGTCCGCTCGCGGTGGATGGCGCACGGCATGCCGAGGTAGGCGCCCTCCTCCTGGAGCCCGCCGGAGTCGGTGACGACGAACTTCGCCCGCGTCAGCAACGGCAGGAACTCCAGGTAGCGCAGCTTCGGCCGCAGCACGAAGCGCTCGTCGTCGAACAGCCCGTTCAGGTCGAGGGCGTCGAGGCGCTCGCGCTCGTGGGCGCCGACCAGGTACAGCAGCGGGGTCTTCTCGCTCGCCCTCTTGAGGACCTGGAGCACCTCCCGGAACTTCTCCGGTCGCTGGAGGAGCTCGAACCGGTGCAGCGTCACCAGGCCGAACTCGGCGGGCAGGTCGTACGGCGCCCGGCCGCCCTCCTTGGCGAGCCTGAGCGCGTCGATGACCGTGTTGGCGCCCGTGTCGACCACCACGCCGCGCGCGCGGCGCAGGTTGCGCACCTCGCGGGGCGTCGGGGCGAAGTGGATGTCGACCATGCGGGCGGCGATGCGCCGGTTGGCCTCCTCGGGCAGCGGGCTGAGCAGGCTGCCGCTGCGCGTGCCGGCCTCGACGTGAGCGACGCGGGCGCCCAGGATGCGGCCGATCAGCGAGCCGTAGGGCGTGGTGAACGTGTCGCCGTGCACGACGACCACACCCGGCTTGCCGTCCGACTCCAGCGCGGCCCGGAGCTCCTTGCGCCGCCCGGCCACGGACCTGGCCACGGAGGCCGCCCAGCCGGGCACCTGCGCGGGCCGCTCCAGGTTGCGCGCGGTCCGCTCCGGCACGAGCCAGACGTCGGGCTTGGACAACCCGAGGTCCTCCAGGGTGTCCGGGACCTCGTCCACGTGCTGCGCGGTGAACCACAACTGCGGCGTGGCGCCTCGGGCGACGAGCGCGTGGTGCACCGGAGCGATCTTGATCAGCTCCGCGGTGGTGCCCACGATGAAAGAAATCACCGGAAGTCGCTTCCCTCTAGGCTGGAACCAGCTCAGCCGCGCGCGGCTGCGGACCCGACCGAGTGTAATCTCCACGGCCGTGAGCCAGACCATCGCCTCCCAGGCGCCAACGCTCAGTGTCGTCTTCCCCGCGTACAACGAGGAGAAGTGGATCGGCAGTTCGATCGACGCCGTCCTGGTCGCCGCGGCGGAGGCGGACTGGAAGGTCGAGGTCGTCGTCGTCGACGACGGCAGCACCGACGGCACCCCGGCCCTGCTGGACGGTTACGCCGATCGTCACGGCGTGGTGGTCGTCCACCAGGAGAACCGCGGTCGGTTCGAGACGGTCCGCGCGGCGATCCGCAAGGCGAGCGGCGAGCGGGTGCTGATCCTGGGCAGCCGCGTCGTGGTCGACCCGCACTCGCTGGCGTTCCTCAAGGAGCAGTTGGTCGGCCACCCGGAGCGGGTCGTCTGGAACGGTCACGTGCGGGTCGAGTCCGACGGGAACCCCTACGCCGGTTTCTGGAACGGCCTGTTGCAGGTGTTGTGGCGGCGCTACCTCAAAGAGCCGAGGCTGATGTCGTTCGGCATCGAGGAGTTCGACGCCTTCCCGAAGGGCTCCGGTTTCTTCTGCGCGCCGAAGGAAATGCTGGAATCGGCGTCCGCAGCGTTCGATTCGATGTTCGACGACATCCGGTTCGCCAGCGACGACACCAGGCTGATCCGGTGGATCGCGGAGCGCGAGCGCATTCACATCTCGCCCGACTTCTCGTGCTCCTACTACCACGGCCGGGAATCGCTGGCGAAGTTCGCCAAGCACGCGTACTTCCGGGGCACCACGTTCATCGACGGCTACCTGGGCAACCCGGGCACCAGCCGGAAGATGGCGCTGGCCGCGCTGGGCGCGGGGGCGGCGGGCATCACGCTGCTCGCCACCCGGCCCAGGACCGCCGCGGTGGTCGGGCTGGCGGGCACCGCCGCGGCGGGCGGCGTGGTGAAGGCGTGCGGTGGCAGCACGGCCGATGCCACCGCGGTGTCGCGGATGCTGCCGGTGTTCGCCGCCAGCTTCGGCGCGGGCGCGGTCCGCGGCCTGCTGCTGGCCCTCAAGGCCAAGGTCCGCCGCTGATGCCGGACGCGCCCGGGACGCGGGTGCGCCGCGCCCGCTCGCTCGGCCCGGTCACCGGCGCGCTGCTGGTCGCGTCGGTGTTCGGCTACGGCCTGATGATCCTGTGCGGCCGGGTCCTGGGCCCGGTCGACTACAAGGTCTTCCTGGCGTTCTGGGGCCTGGTCTTCGGCCTCGGCAGCGCCATCTCGCCGGTCGAGCAGGAGGTCTCGCGACTGGCCGCCCAGGCCGAGATCGAGGGCGGGCGCACCGGCCCGGACGCCGTGCGCGTCGTCGGTGTCGCGGCAGGGCTCGTGCTCCTCTTCGGGCTGCTGCTGCTCATCCCGCCGGTCAACGAGCGCCTCTTCCCGGACCACTTCGAGCTCGCCCTCGTGACGCTGTGCGGCGGCCTCGGCTACACCGTCCTGTTCGCCGTGCGCGGCTTGCTCATCGGGCACAACCGGGTCGGCCCCTACTCCGGGCTGACCATGACCGAGCCGACGGTCCGCCTCGTGCTCGCGGTCCTGCTCGTCGTGCTCGGCCTGGCGCAGATCGTGTCGCTCGCCGTCGCCGTCGCGGCCGGCACGCTCGCCTGGCTCGTGGTCGCGGCCCCGGCCTCCCGGCTGGTGGACCGGCGCGGCGCGGGCCGGGGCTGGGGACCGGTGTCGGCCACCGTGACGCAGCTCATGGCCGGCTCCGCGCTCACCGCGACGGTGGTGACCGGGTTCCCCGCGATGGTGAGCCTGCTGGCGCCCGCCGACGACCCGGCGGCGGTCGGGGCCTTCCTCTCCGCACTCACCCTGGCCCGGTTCCCGCTGGTGGCGCTGCTGCCGGTGCAGGCGCTGGCGGTGCCCGCGATCGTGCGGCTGTCGGCGACCGGCGAAGGGCGCGGGAAGCTGCGCGGCTGGTTGGCCAAGGGCCTCGTGGCCGTCGCGGTCCTCGGCGCGCTGGGCGCCGTCGCGGGCGCGGCGGCCGGACCGTGGGTCGTGCGGTTCGTCTACGGCGAGGGCTTCGTGGTCGCGGGCTGGGCGGTCGGGGCGCTGGTGCTCTCGTCCGTGCTGCTCGCCGGGGTCCAGATGCTGGCCGCGGTGCTGGTGGCCCGCGGCCGGGCGGGCGCGGTGCTGCGGACCTGGGCCGCGACGGCCGCGCCGAGCCTCGCGGCGCTGGCGTGGTGGCCCGCCGACACGATCACCCGTTCGGTGATCGGACTGCTGGTGGGAGCGGCGGTCGGCGTGCTTGTGGCCTTCGTCGCGGTCTGGCGCCGGGGCGATGACGGCTGACTCGACCTGGCCGGTAGTCTGCGCTCGCACGGGGGCTGGGGAGCGCCCGAATCCGACTGACAGGTCACGACTTCGATGAGTGCTGCACTCCTGTTGTTGATGTACTGGCTGCCCGGCCTCGCGTTCGGAGCCGCCATCAGGCTGCGCGGGTGGGTGCTCGCCGGGGCGGCACCCGCCCTGACCTACGGGCTGGTGTCCATCGGGGGCCTGCTGATCGGGAAGGTCGGCCTCCCCTGGACCGTGCCCACCTTCGCCGCGTGGGCGGCCGTGGCGTCGGTGGTCGCGTTCGTCGTGTCCCACCTCGTGAACCGGCGTCGCCCGGCCGAGCCGGAGGAGCGGCTGCCGCTGCGCGACCACCTGGTGGTCGCCGCGGGACTCGCCGTGGGCCTGGCGGTCGGCGCGGTCACGTTCCTGCGCGGCATCGGCAGCCTCGACCGGCTGAGCCAGGACTGGGACGCGCCGCACCACGGCAACCTCGTCCGCTGGCTCGCCGAGCACCAGACGTCCGTGGTGTCCACGGCCGGCGCGATCGGCAACCAGCCGGACAACACCTCGTACTTCTACCCGAGCACCTACCACGAACTGCTGGCGTTGCTGCTCGACGAGGCCGGCACCAGCCTGCCGGTGCTGCTCAACCTCGGCGCGTTGAGCACGGTCCTCATCTGGCCGGTCGGCATCGCGGCCCTGGGCCTCGCCTGGCGGCTGCCGCCGCTCGCGGTGGCGTTCGCCGCAGCCGTGTCGACCTGGTTCTCCCCGTTCCCCTACGACTCGCTGTGGCGCGGCCCCCTGTGGCCGTACGTGGCGGGCATCGCCCTGATCCCCGCCCTGCTCGCGCTGGTCAAGTACCTCGTCGAGCCGCGCGGCGTCACCGGTCCCGTGGCGATCGCGGTCGTCGTGGCGGGGATGGTCGGCCTCCAGACGAGCCTGGCCGTCATCGTCTTCGCCCTGCTCCTGATCATCTTCCTGTGCTGCGTGTTCCGGCAGGTGCCGATCGACTGGCGCCGGGCGTGGCCGACGCTGCTGGCCACGGTCCTGCTGGGCCTCGTGGTCTCGGTGCCGCTGATCCTGCCGTCACTGGGCGCCGCCTCCGGTGTGACCGCCGCGCTGTGGTCCTCCGAGGCGACGCCCGCCGGCGCGTTCGGGCAGATGCTCACCTTCTCCGGGGTCGTGGCGTTCCCCCAGTGGTGGATCGGCCTGCCCGCCCTGCTCGGCATCTTCGTCATGGTGCGCCGGCGGCTGATGACCTGGATGGTGGTCGTCTACGCCGTGTTCGGCGTCCTGTACGCGGCCACCGTGTCGTTGGAGACGCCGCTGGTCCACCAGCTGACCGGGTTCTTCTACAACGACCACTGGAGGCTGGCCGCGCTGCTGCCGCTCCCGGGGTCGATCGCGTTCGGTGTGTTCACCGCCGCCGCGGGCGGGTGGCTCGTGGAGCGCCGGCGCTCGCGCATCCCGTCGTCCTGGCCGACCGAGCGGGTCGCGGTGGCGGCGAGCCTGGTCGTGTTCCTGCTGCTCGCGGCCGTCAGCGGCGCGTACGTGGGGCGCAACAGCTCCCGGCTCGCCCAGACCTACGGCAACGGCCCGACGGTGAGTGCCGCCGAGCAGGAGGCGTACCGGTGGCTCGGCGAGCGCGTCCGCCCCGGCGAGCGGGTGATGAACGACGTGGTGGACGGCAGTGCGTGGATGTACGCGGTGGCGAAGGTGGAGCCCGTCGTGTGGACCTTCTACGGCACCCCGCCCGACTCCCCCCAGACCTACCTCGCGCGCAACCTGAACAAGGTGGCGACCTCGCCGCGCGTGCGCGAGGAACTGGACGAGCTGAGGGTCCGCTACGTCATCGTCGGTCGCGGCTTCGTCCGCCCGGAGCGCAAGACGGCCCAGGGCCTGGTGGGACTCGGGCGGACCGAGGGTTTCCGGGAGGTCTTCGAGAACGAGGGCGCGACGATCTACGAGATCGAGGGCCAGGAAGGGGTGGTCGCGGATGGCGAGCCCACCCCGGAGCCGAACCGCTGAACTGACGATAGGGTGTTGAGGTGCAAGGAACGCTCACGAGGGCCGGCCGCGTCCTGATCGTGCTCCCCGCCTTGAACGAATCGGGGAACGTCGCCTCGGTCGTGGCCAAGGTGAAGGCGGCGATCCCGGCCGCCGGGGTCCTCGTCGTGGACGACGGCTCGACCGACGACACCTCCGCGAAGGCCCGCCAGGCGGGCGCCGACGTCGCCCGGCTCGCGGTCAACCTCGGGGTCGGCGGCGCGATGCGCACGGGCTTCCGGTACGCCGTTCGGCACGGCTACGACGTGGTGGTCCAGGTCGATGCCGACGGCCAGCACGACCCGGACGAGCTCGCCGCCCTCCTGCACGGCCTGGAGTCGGCCGACATCGTGATCGGCTCCCGTTTCGCGGGCAAGGGCAGCTACAAGGCGAGCGGCCCGCGCCGCTGGGCCATGGTGGTGCTGTCCTTCGTGCTGACCCGGCTGGCGAAGACGAAGCTCACCGACGTCACCTCCGGCTTCAAGGCCGCCGGACCGCGCGCGGTCGCGCTGTTCGCGGACAACTACCCCGCCGAGTACCTCGGCGACACCATCGAGTCGCTGGTGCTCGCGCTGCGCGCGGGTTTGGTGGTCAGGGAAATCCCGGTGGTCATGCTGGAGCGCCAGTCCGGCACACCCAGCACCTCGCCGATCCGCTCGGCCGTCTACCTGGGCCGTGCCGGACTCGCACTGTTGCTCGCCCTGGTCCGCCGCGCGCCGGCGGCCGACCGGTCCGATGCGGCGTAGGGGGTCGTGGTGGCTTCGTGGCGTTTGATGAGCATCGTGGTCGCGGTGCTGGTGCTCTTCCTCGTCTTCGAGATGATGCGCCGGCGCAAGCTGCGCGAGAAGTACGCGAGCATCTGGCTGCTGCTGGCGGTGGGGGTCACCGTCCTGGCCGCCGTGCCGGGCGTGCCGGAGTTCCTCACCCGGATCACCGGCATCATCACCCCCTCGAACTTCGTGCTGTTCCTCGCCGTGGCCGTCCTCGGCCTGGTCGCCCTGCACCTGAGCACCGAGGTGGGCAGGCTGGAGGAGGAGGTCCGCACGGCGGTCGAGGAGATCGCCCTCCAGCGCGGCGAGATCGACGGCGAGCGGCGGGCGCTGGAGGAGCGCGTCCTGACCCTGGAGCGGGCCGCCCAGGGGGGCGGCGACAGGCACGACGACTCGTCGTTGCGGTCCTCCTGACGGGGGTGCGGCACGGGTCCGCCGGGGACGGGGAACCCCGGCGGACGCCACGCCCCTGGGTGCGAGGTGGCCACCACGTCCGGGTAGCCTCGTGCTCCGTGAGCTTCGATGGTTTTGACCTGATCGTCGTCGGTTCCGGCTTCTTCGGTCTGACGGTCGCCGAACGCACCGCTTCCCAACTCGGCAAGCGCGTGCTCGTGGTCGAGCGTCGGTCCCACCTGGGCGGCAACGCCTATTCGGAGGCCGAACCGGAGACCGGGATCGAGGTGCACCGGTACGGTGCACACCTCTTCCACACCTCCAACAAGCGGGTCTGGGAGTACGTCAACCAGTTCACCGAATTCACCGGTTACCAGCACCGCGTCTTCGCGATGCACGACGGTCAGGCGTACCAGTTCCCGATGGGTCTCGGGCTGATCGCCCAGTTCGTCGGCCGGTACCTGTCGCCGTCGGAAGCCCGCGCGTGGGTGGCCGAGCACGCCTCCGAGATCGACTCCAAGGACGCGAAGAACCTGGAGGAGAAGGCGATCTCCCTGATCGGGCGTCCGCTGTACGAGGCGTTCGTCCGCGACTACACCGCGAAGCAGTGGCAGACGGACCCCCGGGAACTGCCCGCCGCGGTCATCAGCCGCCTCCCGGTCCGCTACACGTTCGACAACCGCTACTTCAACGACACCTACGAGGGTCTGCCGGTCGACGGCTACACCGCGTGGCTGGAGAAGATGGCGGATCACCCGAACATCGAGGTCCGCCTCGACACCGACTTCTTCGACATCCGCGACGACATCCCGGCCGGTACCCCGATCGTGTACACCGGCCCGCTCGACCGGTACTTCGACTACAGCGAGGGCTGGCTGGGCTGGCGGACGCTGGACTTCGAGCAGGAGGTCCTGCCGGTCGGCGACTTCCAGGGCACCCCGGTGATGAACTACAACGACGCGGACGTCCCCTACACCCGCATCCACGAGTTCCGGCACTTCCACCCGGAGCGCGAGTACCCGTCGGACAAGACGGTCATCGTGCGCGAGTTCTCCCGCGCGGCCGAGAAGGACGACGAACCGTATTACCCGATCAACACCGCCGAGGACCGGGCGAAGCTGGAGCGGTACCGCGAACTCGCGCGCGTGGAGGCCGCCGAGCGTAACGTCGTCTTCGGTGGCCGGCTGGGCACCTACAAGTACCTGGACATGCACATGGCGATCGGTTCCGCGCTGAGTGTGTTCGACAACAAGATCGTCCCGCACCTGACCTCCGGTCGGGCGCTGGACGGTTCGCTGGAGGACTGAGTAGCAATGTCGGGCAACTCGACCCTCGTCGAGCACGAGGCTCCGGAGAAACTCCTGGCCCAGCGCGGGCTGTTCGCCGGCCCGTCGCCGATCGTCTCGGAGGACCTCTACGCCGAGGTCTCCCGGGGGGTGGCCGATCGCGAGCGGCACCGCCTCGTGCTGCACCCGCACGCGGTCGTCTCGATGAACACCTACTTCGGCCGGTTCCCCGCCACCTACTGGCAGCGGTGGTGCGTGAGCCCCGAGGTGGAGCTGAGCGTCACGCTGACGGGCTCCGGCACCGTGGCGGTCGTCGCCTCCGACGCCGAGGGCGAGTCCCGCACGGTCGCGGCCGAGCAGGTCGCGGACGCGACCCGGCAGGTCGTCACCCTGACGGCGAAGATCGACAAGTTCACCGACGGCGGCGGCCTCTGGTTCGACCTCACCACGGGTGAGGACCGGCTGGTGGTCGAGGACGCCCGGTGGACGGTCGCGCCGCCGGCGAAGGTCCGCCCCACCGCGGTGGTGATCTGCACCTTCAACCGGGTCGAGGACTGCCTCAACACGATGGCGGCCCTCGCGTCCGACCAGGAGCCCCTGGCCCTGGTCGATGCGGTCTACGTGGTCGACCAGGGCACCGACGCGGTCGAGTCGCGCCCCCGGTTCGCCGAGGTCGCCGCCGCGCTCGGGGACAAGCTCCGCTACATCCGCCAGCCGAACCTCGGTGGCGCGGGCGGCTTCACCCGCGGCTTGTACGAGGTCACCGAGCTGGACGGCGCCGAGCACGCCAACGTCCTGTTCATGGACGACGACGTGCTGTGCGAGCCGGAGATCGTGATCCGCACGACCGCGTTCGCCAACCGCACGGCGCAGCCGGTCATCGTCGGCGGCCAGATGCTCTACCTGCTCCACCCGAACCACCTGCACGTGGGCGCGGAGTACGCCAACCTCGACACGCTGGCCCCGGGCCAGGTCGTGGAGGGCGCGCTGCACGACGCCGACCTCACCGGCTTCGACGAGGAGACCGGCAAGCGCAACGTCCAGGACCGGCGGGTGGACGCCGGGTACAACGGTTGGTGGTCCTGCCTGATCCCCTCGGAGATCGTCAAGGCGATCGGCTACCCGCTGCCGCTGTTCTTCCAGTGGGATGACATCGAGTACGGCTACCGCGCGCGGGCCCACGGGTTCGCCACGGTCACGCTCCCCGGTGCCGGCGTGTGGCACGCCGACTTCCACTGGAAGGACTGGGACGACTGGCACCGGTACTTCAACCTGCGCAACGCCCTGATCACGTCGGCGCTGCACAGCCGGTTCGACCCGAAGCGGATCTGCCGGTCGATGGCCTCCCAGTTGGCCACCTACCTGGTGGGCATGCAGTACGGCCTGGCCGCCACGCAGCTCAAGGCCATCGAGGACTTCCTCAAGGGCCCCGGGTTCCTGCGCGACGGCGGCGTCCAGGCGGCGGCGGACATCCGCAAGCTGCGCGCCGAGTACCCGGAGACCGTGCGGCACCCGGCGTCGGAGGTGCCCGGCATCGCCTCGGGGGACCTCCCGCTGATCAGCGCGCCGCCCGCGCCGAAGCTGTTCGCCCCGGTGCTCGCCAAGCGGATCGTGCACCAGTTGCTCGGCAAGAACGTGCACGACGTGGGCGCGGTCAGCTCGGGGGACTCGGCCTGGTGGCACGTGTCGTTGTTCAACACCGCCGTGGTGACCGACGCCTCCCAGGAGGGCGTGCGGGTCCGCCGCCGGGACCGCGAACTCGCCGTCCGCCTCGGCAAGCAGGGCACGAAGCTGATCCGCGAGCTGTACCGGCAGGCCCCGGAGATGCAGCGGGCCTACCGCGAGGCGATGGGCGAGCTGACCGACCGCTCGAACTGGAAGCGCCTGTACGACCTGTAGTTGGTGGCAGAGTCGGCCGGCCGGGTCCCGCGGTGGGACCCGGCCGGCCCGTCCCCCGGAGGGAACCCTCGTGGACGCAGTGCACCGGATCGTCCTCCCGCGGGAGGACGACCCGCTCGATGTCCGGCCGATGTACCTGGACGAGCCGCAGGACGTGCACTGCCGGGTGGACTCGCGTCGCGCGCTGACCGTGCCCGAGCACGCGAAGGTGTCGTTCGCGACCTACTTCAACGCGTTCCCGGCGAGCTACTGGAAGCGCTGGACCGCCGTCGGCGAGGTCGTCCTGCGGCTGGAGGTGCGGGGCTCCGGACGGATCGACGTGTACCGCTCCAAGCCGAGCGGCGACGTCGTCCACCTGGACGGCCGGTTCGTGAAGGACGCGTCCGAGTGGACGGCGCTGGAGTTCGAGGTGTCGCTCAAGCCGTTCGAGGACGGCGGGTTCATCTGGTTCGACGTGTCCACCCACGAGTCGCCGCTGGCCGTCCGGGACGCGGAGTGGGCGGTGCGCACGCCGCTGCCGCCGCAGCGCGTCGCGGTGACCATCACCACCATGCGCCCGCACGACGCCGTGGCCGCGCTGGCGGCGCTGGGCAGCGACCCGGCCGTCCTCGACGTGGTCGGCAAGGTCGTCGTCGCGGACCAGGGCGCGGTGAAGGTGCGGTCCGTCGACGGCTTCGACGAGGTCGCCCGCGTGCTCGGCCCGCGCCTGACCGTCGTGGAGCAGGACAACCTGGGCGGCTCCGGCGGCTTCACGCGCGGCATGTTCGAGGCGATCGAGAACAGCGACGTCGAGCAGGTCATGCTCATGGACGACGACATCCGGCTCGAACCGGAGGCGGTGCTGCGCTCCAACGCGTTCGCGCGCGCCGCGGCCAAGCCCGTCATCGTCGGCAGCCACATGCTCAACCTCCAGGCGCGCACGCGCCTGCACAGCTCCGCCGAGATCGTCGACCTCGGCACCTGCTTCTGGCGGGCCGCCCCCGGCGCGGTCACCGACCACGACTTCGCCACGTCGTCCCTGCGGGAGACCCCGGCGCTGCACCCCCGGGTGGACGCGACGTACAACGGCTGGTGGATGTGCCTGTTCCCGCGCGAGGTGATCGAGCGCGTCGGCTACCCGCTGCCGCTGTTCATCAAGTGGGACGACGCGGAGTACTCGCTGCGCGCGCTGGAGCACGGCTACCCGACCGTGTCGCTGCCGGGCTCGGCGGTGTGGCACATGCCGTGGACGGACAAGAACGACTCCACCGACTGGCAGGCGTACTTCCACACCCGCAACCGCCTGGTCCTGGCGGCGCTGCACAGCCCGTACGACGTGCGGTCGTGGATCGTGAAGCACGGGCTGAAGCTGTCGCTGCGGCACCTGCTGTCCATGGAGTACTCGACGGTGGCGCTCCAGCAGAAGGCGCTGGAGGACTTCCTGGACGGGCCGGCGGGCCTGTTCGACTCGCTGCGCACCGCCCTGCCGGAGGTGCGCCGCCTGCGCGACGGGTTCAGCGACGCGCGGCGCCTGGAATCGGCCCGCGAGTTCCCCCCGCCCACCTTCGACGCCGTGCGCGCGGAGGCGCTGCTCCAGCCGACCAGCCGCAAGGCCGCCATCGCGGTGCGCGCGGCGAAGTCCGTGCTGCACAACCTGCGCCCGCCGCAGCCGGCCACCGGGGACCGCCCGCAGCTCAACGTGCCCGCGCTCGACGCCCGGTGGTTCCTGCTCGGCAACCTGGACAGCGCGACCGTGTCCACCGCCGACGGGACGGGGGTCGCGTTCTACAAGCGCGACCCGGAGCAGTTCCGCACCCTGATGGCCCGCGCGGTGCGCAACTACCGCAGGCTCGGCCGGGAGTGGCCGCGGCTGCGCCGGCTGTACCGCGACGCGCTGCCCGAGCTGACGTCGGCCGAGCGGTGGCGCAAGGTCTTCGAGAACTGACCCGGCCCGACCGCGTGGCCGCCGCTCACTCGAAGTGCGCGGCGACCACGCGGCCGGAGTCGACCACGAACTCCTCGCCGTCGACCCGGTCCTACCGGCGGAAGAACCGCTCCCGCTGCCCGAGCCGCACGAGCTTGAGCCACTCGACGAACGCCTTCGGGTCGCGCCGCACGCCGATGAAGTACAGCCCGAACCGGAACGCCTCCAGCAACCCCAGCTTGCGCATGCCCGGCTGGGACAGCAGGTACCCGCGGTTGCGGTACGTGTAGTACCGCTTGACCGCGTTCTCCGGGTCCTGGGCGTGGAACCGGCCGCCGAGCATCGGCTTGAACTCGTCCGAGCCGTCCGGGTGCAGGTAGGCCACCTTCAGCGACGTGCCGAACGGCATGCCCGTGCGCACCATGCGCCGGTGGATCTCCACCTCGTCGCCGCGGAAGAACAGGCGGTAGTCCGGCACGCCGATCACGTCGATCGCGGAGGCCCTGAACAGCGCGCCGTTGAACAGCGACGCGATGCCGGGCAGGAAGTCGTCGCCCAGCTCGGAGGAGT
This region of Saccharothrix longispora genomic DNA includes:
- the glf gene encoding UDP-galactopyranose mutase; this translates as MSFDGFDLIVVGSGFFGLTVAERTASQLGKRVLVVERRSHLGGNAYSEAEPETGIEVHRYGAHLFHTSNKRVWEYVNQFTEFTGYQHRVFAMHDGQAYQFPMGLGLIAQFVGRYLSPSEARAWVAEHASEIDSKDAKNLEEKAISLIGRPLYEAFVRDYTAKQWQTDPRELPAAVISRLPVRYTFDNRYFNDTYEGLPVDGYTAWLEKMADHPNIEVRLDTDFFDIRDDIPAGTPIVYTGPLDRYFDYSEGWLGWRTLDFEQEVLPVGDFQGTPVMNYNDADVPYTRIHEFRHFHPEREYPSDKTVIVREFSRAAEKDDEPYYPINTAEDRAKLERYRELARVEAAERNVVFGGRLGTYKYLDMHMAIGSALSVFDNKIVPHLTSGRALDGSLED
- a CDS encoding glycosyltransferase family 2 protein; its protein translation is MSQTIASQAPTLSVVFPAYNEEKWIGSSIDAVLVAAAEADWKVEVVVVDDGSTDGTPALLDGYADRHGVVVVHQENRGRFETVRAAIRKASGERVLILGSRVVVDPHSLAFLKEQLVGHPERVVWNGHVRVESDGNPYAGFWNGLLQVLWRRYLKEPRLMSFGIEEFDAFPKGSGFFCAPKEMLESASAAFDSMFDDIRFASDDTRLIRWIAERERIHISPDFSCSYYHGRESLAKFAKHAYFRGTTFIDGYLGNPGTSRKMALAALGAGAAGITLLATRPRTAAVVGLAGTAAAGGVVKACGGSTADATAVSRMLPVFAASFGAGAVRGLLLALKAKVRR
- a CDS encoding glycosyltransferase family 2 protein translates to MQGTLTRAGRVLIVLPALNESGNVASVVAKVKAAIPAAGVLVVDDGSTDDTSAKARQAGADVARLAVNLGVGGAMRTGFRYAVRHGYDVVVQVDADGQHDPDELAALLHGLESADIVIGSRFAGKGSYKASGPRRWAMVVLSFVLTRLAKTKLTDVTSGFKAAGPRAVALFADNYPAEYLGDTIESLVLALRAGLVVREIPVVMLERQSGTPSTSPIRSAVYLGRAGLALLLALVRRAPAADRSDAA
- a CDS encoding DUF6541 family protein encodes the protein MSAALLLLMYWLPGLAFGAAIRLRGWVLAGAAPALTYGLVSIGGLLIGKVGLPWTVPTFAAWAAVASVVAFVVSHLVNRRRPAEPEERLPLRDHLVVAAGLAVGLAVGAVTFLRGIGSLDRLSQDWDAPHHGNLVRWLAEHQTSVVSTAGAIGNQPDNTSYFYPSTYHELLALLLDEAGTSLPVLLNLGALSTVLIWPVGIAALGLAWRLPPLAVAFAAAVSTWFSPFPYDSLWRGPLWPYVAGIALIPALLALVKYLVEPRGVTGPVAIAVVVAGMVGLQTSLAVIVFALLLIIFLCCVFRQVPIDWRRAWPTLLATVLLGLVVSVPLILPSLGAASGVTAALWSSEATPAGAFGQMLTFSGVVAFPQWWIGLPALLGIFVMVRRRLMTWMVVVYAVFGVLYAATVSLETPLVHQLTGFFYNDHWRLAALLPLPGSIAFGVFTAAAGGWLVERRRSRIPSSWPTERVAVAASLVVFLLLAAVSGAYVGRNSSRLAQTYGNGPTVSAAEQEAYRWLGERVRPGERVMNDVVDGSAWMYAVAKVEPVVWTFYGTPPDSPQTYLARNLNKVATSPRVREELDELRVRYVIVGRGFVRPERKTAQGLVGLGRTEGFREVFENEGATIYEIEGQEGVVADGEPTPEPNR
- a CDS encoding UDP-N-acetylglucosamine 2-epimerase; protein product: MISFIVGTTAELIKIAPVHHALVARGATPQLWFTAQHVDEVPDTLEDLGLSKPDVWLVPERTARNLERPAQVPGWAASVARSVAGRRKELRAALESDGKPGVVVVHGDTFTTPYGSLIGRILGARVAHVEAGTRSGSLLSPLPEEANRRIAARMVDIHFAPTPREVRNLRRARGVVVDTGANTVIDALRLAKEGGRAPYDLPAEFGLVTLHRFELLQRPEKFREVLQVLKRASEKTPLLYLVGAHERERLDALDLNGLFDDERFVLRPKLRYLEFLPLLTRAKFVVTDSGGLQEEGAYLGMPCAIHRERTERHQGLGQNIVLTGMRADKLEKFLVEHETLRRPSMMDQYHPSEVIADTLDRLGYV
- a CDS encoding DUF2304 domain-containing protein codes for the protein MASWRLMSIVVAVLVLFLVFEMMRRRKLREKYASIWLLLAVGVTVLAAVPGVPEFLTRITGIITPSNFVLFLAVAVLGLVALHLSTEVGRLEEEVRTAVEEIALQRGEIDGERRALEERVLTLERAAQGGGDRHDDSSLRSS
- a CDS encoding glycosyltransferase; amino-acid sequence: MSGNSTLVEHEAPEKLLAQRGLFAGPSPIVSEDLYAEVSRGVADRERHRLVLHPHAVVSMNTYFGRFPATYWQRWCVSPEVELSVTLTGSGTVAVVASDAEGESRTVAAEQVADATRQVVTLTAKIDKFTDGGGLWFDLTTGEDRLVVEDARWTVAPPAKVRPTAVVICTFNRVEDCLNTMAALASDQEPLALVDAVYVVDQGTDAVESRPRFAEVAAALGDKLRYIRQPNLGGAGGFTRGLYEVTELDGAEHANVLFMDDDVLCEPEIVIRTTAFANRTAQPVIVGGQMLYLLHPNHLHVGAEYANLDTLAPGQVVEGALHDADLTGFDEETGKRNVQDRRVDAGYNGWWSCLIPSEIVKAIGYPLPLFFQWDDIEYGYRARAHGFATVTLPGAGVWHADFHWKDWDDWHRYFNLRNALITSALHSRFDPKRICRSMASQLATYLVGMQYGLAATQLKAIEDFLKGPGFLRDGGVQAAADIRKLRAEYPETVRHPASEVPGIASGDLPLISAPPAPKLFAPVLAKRIVHQLLGKNVHDVGAVSSGDSAWWHVSLFNTAVVTDASQEGVRVRRRDRELAVRLGKQGTKLIRELYRQAPEMQRAYREAMGELTDRSNWKRLYDL